One genomic segment of Arcobacter porcinus includes these proteins:
- the yajC gene encoding preprotein translocase subunit YajC, whose protein sequence is MQGDLLTSLLPLVALFAIFYFLIIRPQQKQAKAHKEMIAGLKKGDSIVTNGGLMVEVVKVEETYFLVKNSDNSEMKLAKEFVARQITA, encoded by the coding sequence ATGCAAGGTGATTTATTAACATCATTACTACCTTTGGTTGCTTTATTTGCGATATTTTATTTTTTAATTATAAGACCGCAACAAAAACAAGCAAAAGCTCATAAAGAAATGATTGCAGGACTTAAAAAAGGTGATAGCATTGTAACTAATGGTGGCTTAATGGTTGAGGTTGTAAAAGTTGAAGAGACTTATTTTTTAGTAAAAAATAGTGATAACTCAGAGATGAAACTAGCAAAAGAGTTCGTAGCTAGACAAATTACAGCATAA
- a CDS encoding apolipoprotein N-acyltransferase, whose amino-acid sequence MFFLKTQHFNKRSIINGLVLSILLSSFIYLDYFNISFKLLDTFLALASIFLLLKYSKSDLFFTGFFVGIFWFWWFINSLQYYDLNYLAPLIILGLGIFYGLSFLILGIFKNIYLKAILISLFLFYAPFGFDWLKLDLIFINSYLNSSKLSFILVIIGFLILFENRLKSLRIIAILPFILALSFSQNFLKNENQNTILAKKDFPKIYMSQFYINQDLRWQKENFKKINSMVLDKIYKAIDEKYDVIVLPETIFTFVLSDYKSLFEELKILSNDIDIIAGSIYKENNSYYNASYFFSKENIQIAKKVVLVPFGEEIPLPKFMQDFINKLFYGGASDLAKANFPTDFLVKDTKFRNAICYEGTNDKIYEDLNGVENMIMISNNAWFTPSIEPTLQHLLLKYYSNKYDINIYHIVNGSKNRVYKR is encoded by the coding sequence ATGTTTTTTCTAAAAACCCAACATTTTAACAAAAGAAGTATAATAAACGGCTTGGTTTTATCAATACTTTTAAGCTCTTTTATCTATCTTGATTATTTTAATATTAGTTTTAAATTGCTTGATACATTTTTGGCTTTGGCTTCAATTTTTCTTCTTTTAAAATATTCAAAAAGTGATCTATTTTTCACTGGTTTTTTTGTAGGAATATTTTGGTTTTGGTGGTTTATAAATAGTTTACAATACTATGATTTAAACTATTTAGCACCTCTTATTATTTTGGGATTGGGTATTTTTTATGGACTATCCTTCTTAATTTTAGGAATATTCAAAAATATTTATCTTAAAGCTATTTTAATCTCTCTTTTTTTGTTTTATGCTCCTTTTGGATTTGATTGGTTAAAACTTGATTTAATATTTATAAACTCATATTTAAATAGTTCAAAACTATCTTTTATTCTTGTTATTATAGGATTTTTAATTCTTTTTGAAAATAGATTAAAAAGCCTTAGAATTATTGCTATTTTACCTTTTATTTTGGCTCTTTCATTTTCACAAAATTTTCTAAAAAATGAGAATCAAAACACTATTTTGGCAAAAAAAGATTTTCCAAAAATTTATATGAGTCAATTTTATATAAATCAAGACTTAAGATGGCAAAAAGAGAATTTCAAAAAAATAAACAGTATGGTTTTAGATAAGATTTACAAAGCAATAGATGAAAAATATGATGTGATAGTTCTTCCTGAAACTATATTTACTTTTGTTTTAAGTGATTATAAATCTTTGTTTGAAGAGTTAAAAATATTATCAAATGATATTGATATTATTGCTGGTTCAATATATAAAGAAAACAATTCTTACTACAATGCTTCATATTTTTTTAGTAAAGAAAATATACAAATAGCAAAAAAAGTTGTGCTTGTTCCTTTTGGGGAAGAGATTCCACTTCCTAAATTTATGCAAGATTTTATAAATAAACTTTTTTATGGAGGAGCAAGTGACCTTGCAAAAGCTAATTTTCCAACAGATTTTTTAGTAAAAGATACAAAGTTTAGAAATGCTATTTGCTATGAAGGGACAAATGATAAAATTTATGAAGATTTAAATGGTGTAGAAAATATGATTATGATTTCAAATAATGCTTGGTTTACTCCATCTATTGAGCCAACTTTACAACATCTTCTTTTAAAATATTATTCAAATAAGTACGATATAAATATCTATCATATTGTAAATGGAAGTAAAAATAGAGTTTATAAAAGATAG
- a CDS encoding TonB-dependent receptor domain-containing protein, translating to MKIKMAFSVATLLLTQNIVLANETTKLDSVQVVTTASGYEQKVTDAPASISVISQEDLKNKKYANLAESIEDVEGVDVRGGNGKTGGLNISIRGMGFENTLILIDGKRQNSSGNNTPNGFGETNNNFLPPLSSIERIEVIRGPMSTLYGSDAMGGVINIITKKVADEWTGSIGVDRTFNESSQFGDSNTVNTYISGPLIKDKLGLSLRGSHYERNASDIKYGDGGEVSKRGNSPVEGKNYSIGAKLTYTPVENHDIYLDVFSSKQKYNNDKGQLGTSNTATKSSGYDDTLRFEREQFTLGHTSIFDYGTLESSIMRTETNNLGRLIPGDLGVAYTGMPNQVGGEKRELKNTDTVFDTKFVTASIDRNIITLGGQFWKSEFNDGIVDDKFKQDMWALFLEDEISITDSLALTLGGRYDHHDKFGGNFSPRAYAVYTLNDNWTTKGGVSRGFKAPQVQALHDGINGATAQGAQLTIGNPDLKPEKSTNYEAGVYYNSGNGFLANATVFYNEYTDKIESGNRIHVTGNPNIPSDSGYRVKNHPNLSDHPDNGSYSRSYNIGKAETKGIEFGTQIPLYFEGLNLKANYTYMKTEKKDGPNKGATFLSTPEHSVNATLNYKVTNDLNLWLKGEYRSDRFRFTQKYDELSDENKAIYDQLGEINSYALAHLGGSYQVNKDLTFSATIYNLFDKDFFSRDQYTYGGTTKYASSDTVIEGRRLWLAMNLTF from the coding sequence ATGAAGATTAAAATGGCTTTTAGTGTTGCTACACTATTACTTACACAAAATATAGTTTTAGCAAATGAGACTACAAAACTTGATTCTGTACAAGTTGTAACAACAGCTTCAGGTTATGAACAAAAAGTTACAGATGCTCCAGCATCTATTTCAGTTATTTCACAAGAAGATTTAAAAAATAAAAAATATGCAAATCTTGCAGAATCAATTGAAGATGTTGAGGGAGTAGATGTTAGAGGAGGAAATGGTAAAACAGGTGGTTTAAATATAAGTATTAGAGGTATGGGTTTTGAAAATACACTAATATTAATCGATGGAAAAAGACAAAACTCTTCTGGAAACAATACGCCAAATGGTTTTGGAGAAACTAACAATAACTTTTTACCACCTTTATCATCTATTGAGAGAATAGAGGTAATTAGAGGACCAATGAGTACACTTTATGGAAGTGATGCTATGGGTGGAGTTATAAATATAATTACCAAAAAAGTGGCAGATGAGTGGACAGGTTCAATTGGAGTTGATAGAACATTTAATGAAAGTTCACAATTTGGAGATAGTAATACTGTAAATACATATATTAGTGGACCACTAATAAAAGATAAATTAGGACTTAGTTTAAGAGGAAGTCACTATGAAAGAAATGCTTCAGATATAAAATATGGAGATGGTGGTGAAGTTAGTAAAAGAGGAAACTCACCTGTTGAGGGTAAAAATTATTCTATTGGTGCAAAATTAACTTATACACCAGTTGAAAATCATGATATATATCTTGATGTTTTTAGTTCAAAACAAAAATATAATAATGATAAAGGGCAATTAGGTACATCAAACACAGCAACTAAATCTTCTGGATATGATGATACATTAAGATTTGAAAGAGAACAGTTTACTTTAGGACACACTTCTATTTTTGATTATGGTACTTTGGAATCAAGTATTATGAGAACAGAAACAAATAATTTAGGAAGATTAATTCCTGGGGATTTAGGAGTTGCATATACTGGAATGCCAAATCAAGTTGGTGGAGAAAAAAGGGAGTTAAAAAATACAGATACAGTTTTTGATACAAAATTTGTAACTGCTTCAATTGATAGAAATATCATTACACTTGGTGGACAATTTTGGAAATCGGAATTTAATGATGGAATAGTAGATGATAAATTTAAACAAGACATGTGGGCATTGTTTTTAGAAGATGAAATATCTATTACAGATTCTTTAGCACTTACTCTTGGTGGAAGATATGACCATCATGATAAATTTGGTGGTAACTTTAGTCCAAGAGCATATGCAGTATACACTTTAAATGATAATTGGACTACTAAAGGAGGAGTTTCAAGAGGATTCAAAGCTCCACAAGTACAAGCTCTTCATGATGGAATAAATGGAGCAACAGCTCAAGGTGCACAATTAACAATTGGAAATCCAGATTTAAAACCTGAAAAATCTACAAACTATGAAGCAGGTGTTTATTATAATTCTGGTAATGGTTTTTTAGCAAATGCGACTGTATTTTATAATGAATATACAGATAAAATTGAATCTGGGAATAGGATACATGTTACTGGAAATCCAAATATACCGTCTGATAGTGGATATAGGGTTAAAAATCATCCTAATTTATCTGATCATCCTGATAACGGGAGCTATTCTAGAAGTTATAATATAGGAAAAGCTGAAACAAAAGGTATAGAATTTGGTACTCAAATACCACTTTATTTTGAGGGATTAAATTTAAAAGCAAACTATACATATATGAAAACAGAAAAAAAAGATGGTCCTAATAAGGGAGCAACTTTTTTAAGTACACCAGAACATTCAGTAAATGCTACACTTAATTATAAAGTAACAAATGATTTAAATTTGTGGTTAAAAGGTGAATATAGAAGTGATAGATTTAGATTTACACAAAAATATGATGAGCTATCTGATGAAAATAAAGCAATTTATGATCAGCTAGGAGAAATAAATTCTTATGCACTTGCTCATTTAGGTGGAAGTTATCAAGTAAATAAAGATTTAACTTTTAGTGCAACAATATATAACTTATTTGATAAAGATTTCTTCTCAAGAGATCAATATACTTATGGCGGGACAACAAAGTATGCTTCTTCTGATACTGTAATTGAGGGTAGAAGACTTTGGTTAGCTATGAATCTAACATTCTAA
- a CDS encoding CCA tRNA nucleotidyltransferase produces the protein MFTKITKLKIPKILENIFNDLKNIQAEPIIVGGSVRDNFLNKEIKDYDIEVFNIESIETLIKILSKYQKPKFVGKSFGVLKLKFDDLEFDFSLPRTESKIGQKHRDFDVVLDSKLTYEEASKRRDFTINSIGYDYFKNQFLDPYNGINDLKNRKIKHINYKTFVEDSLRVFRAVQFASRFDFKVDKNTKRLCKDIIKNRELEYLSKERVFEELKKLFLKSKKPSIGLKLLDELEIFNISFKKSYKSIDRLMKILENKDIKDEKRVLAIVFALLLKKQNREKKDIFITKVINDKNLIKHINLLIENDIKDDIKYLKRLSLKLNIEELIFIDFAKNKNKKILRNILRKLKRNNILNRPLEILVFGKDLIDAGFLAGMEFKEILEKALALQIDKKLTKKEILNRLKNYDN, from the coding sequence ATGTTTACCAAAATAACAAAACTTAAAATACCTAAAATATTAGAAAATATTTTTAATGATTTAAAAAATATACAAGCTGAGCCAATAATTGTTGGAGGCTCAGTTAGAGATAATTTTTTAAATAAAGAAATAAAAGATTATGATATAGAGGTTTTCAATATAGAATCTATTGAAACTCTCATAAAAATTCTTTCAAAATATCAAAAACCTAAATTTGTAGGAAAATCTTTTGGTGTTTTAAAACTAAAATTTGATGACTTAGAGTTTGATTTTTCTCTTCCAAGAACTGAGAGTAAAATAGGGCAAAAGCATAGAGATTTTGATGTGGTTTTAGATTCCAAATTAACTTATGAAGAGGCTAGTAAAAGAAGAGATTTTACTATAAACTCTATTGGATATGATTATTTCAAAAATCAATTCCTTGATCCATACAATGGAATAAATGACTTAAAAAATAGAAAAATAAAACATATAAATTATAAAACATTTGTAGAAGATAGTTTAAGAGTTTTTAGAGCAGTACAATTTGCTTCAAGATTTGATTTTAAAGTAGATAAAAATACAAAAAGACTTTGCAAAGATATTATTAAAAATAGAGAACTTGAATATTTATCAAAAGAAAGAGTCTTTGAAGAGCTAAAAAAACTATTTCTAAAATCAAAAAAACCAAGTATTGGATTAAAACTATTAGATGAATTAGAGATATTTAATATCTCTTTTAAAAAATCTTATAAGAGCATAGATAGGCTTATGAAAATTTTAGAAAATAAAGATATAAAAGATGAAAAAAGAGTCTTAGCGATTGTTTTTGCCCTATTATTAAAAAAACAAAATAGAGAGAAAAAAGATATATTTATAACTAAAGTAATCAATGATAAAAATTTAATAAAACATATAAATCTTTTAATAGAAAATGATATTAAAGATGATATAAAATATCTTAAAAGATTGTCACTAAAGTTGAATATTGAAGAGTTAATCTTCATAGATTTTGCAAAAAATAAAAATAAAAAAATATTAAGAAACATTCTTAGAAAATTAAAAAGAAACAATATATTAAATAGACCTTTAGAAATATTGGTTTTTGGAAAAGATTTAATTGATGCTGGATTTTTAGCTGGAATGGAATTTAAAGAGATATTAGAAAAAGCTCTAGCACTTCAAATAGATAAAAAACTCACAAAAAAAGAGATTCTCAATAGACTTAAAAATTATGATAATTAG
- a CDS encoding mechanosensitive ion channel family protein gives MDIINVETSINSIKKDFFSFIPQNLIDNIIDYSWSIFIAILIFVIGKWIVNRVVKVFGKIIRKIDGIDEILVKFLENIVYYALITAVIIAALNKLGITTTSFLAILGAAGLAIGLALKDSLGNFASGVMIIIFKPFKVGDLVSAGGVTGSVSEVGIFSSVFITGDNQRIIVPNSSITRGSITNVNAFDTRRVDLVVSISYDDDIKKAKTLITNLLSSHEKILLEKGLTVSVSELADSSINFVVRAWVNTPDYWEVRFYIIENIKLLFDKEGITIPYPTQYVYQNNKT, from the coding sequence ATGGATATTATAAATGTAGAAACAAGTATTAATAGTATTAAAAAAGATTTTTTCTCTTTTATACCACAAAATTTAATTGATAATATTATTGATTACTCTTGGTCAATTTTTATTGCAATTTTAATTTTTGTTATTGGAAAATGGATAGTAAATAGAGTTGTAAAAGTATTTGGAAAAATAATAAGAAAAATTGATGGAATAGATGAGATATTAGTTAAGTTTTTGGAAAATATAGTTTATTATGCACTAATTACAGCTGTTATTATTGCAGCTTTAAATAAACTGGGAATTACTACAACATCATTTCTTGCAATACTTGGAGCTGCTGGATTAGCTATTGGTTTGGCTTTAAAAGACTCTTTAGGAAATTTTGCTTCGGGTGTTATGATAATAATATTTAAGCCATTTAAAGTTGGTGATCTTGTAAGTGCAGGTGGAGTAACTGGAAGTGTAAGTGAAGTGGGAATTTTTAGTTCAGTGTTTATAACAGGAGATAATCAAAGAATAATTGTACCAAATAGTTCAATTACAAGAGGTTCTATTACAAATGTAAATGCATTTGATACAAGAAGAGTTGATTTAGTTGTTAGTATATCTTATGATGATGATATAAAAAAAGCAAAAACTTTAATAACAAATCTACTCTCATCTCATGAAAAGATATTACTTGAAAAAGGGCTTACAGTTTCAGTTTCAGAACTTGCTGATTCTTCTATAAATTTTGTTGTAAGAGCTTGGGTGAATACTCCTGATTATTGGGAAGTGAGATTTTATATAATAGAAAATATCAAGCTTCTATTTGATAAAGAGGGAATTACAATTCCATATCCAACTCAATATGTTTACCAAAATAACAAAACTTAA
- a CDS encoding proline--tRNA ligase produces MKFSRLFIPTTKETPNDATLPSHQFLVRAGFIAQTGAGIYDFMPLGKIVLDKIRNIVKEEMDNAGANEVQFGFVTPLSLWEESGRATTMGNELLRFKDRKNSEFVLSPTNEESVVNMVKNRVNSYKELPLNLYQINTKFRDEARPRFGLMRGREFLMKDAYSFHSNEDDLIREFNLMEETYKRIYTKLGLDFRVVEADSGAIGGSGSKEFHVLASSGEDTIVVCDSCTYAANIEAAKRAVKEYKFENSSLEKIETPNCKTIEEVASFLKVSKEQTVKAVIKKAIFEDSSKIVVFFVRGNDELEETKATNSVNALELIDASEDEIKESGIVAGYCGFVNLDSTFVVDSELKDCFGLVCGANEENHHFKNADLRTLKDVKYFDLVAVQEGDSCSCCGGKLSYTKGIEAGHIFQLGTKYSSAMNANFLDENGKAKPFVMGCYGVGVSRLVAAVIEQNHDEKGCIWTKTTAPFMLDIIVSNSKKEEEAKLGEELYNKLKEAGVSTILDDRINARFGFKMGDFELIGFPYAIIIGKKLEDGLVEIVDRKTLEKFEVKIEEAVSKILELIK; encoded by the coding sequence ATGAAATTTAGCAGACTTTTTATTCCAACTACAAAAGAGACACCAAACGATGCAACTTTACCATCACATCAGTTTTTAGTAAGAGCTGGATTTATTGCTCAAACAGGAGCTGGAATTTACGATTTTATGCCTTTAGGAAAAATAGTTTTAGATAAAATTAGAAATATAGTAAAAGAAGAGATGGATAATGCAGGAGCAAATGAGGTTCAATTTGGTTTTGTAACACCACTTTCTTTATGGGAAGAGTCAGGTCGTGCAACTACTATGGGAAATGAACTTCTTAGATTTAAAGATAGAAAAAACTCAGAATTTGTTCTAAGTCCTACAAATGAAGAATCAGTTGTAAATATGGTAAAAAATAGAGTAAATTCATATAAAGAGTTACCTTTAAATCTTTACCAAATAAATACAAAATTTAGGGATGAAGCAAGACCAAGATTTGGGCTTATGAGAGGAAGAGAGTTTTTGATGAAAGATGCTTACTCTTTCCACTCAAATGAAGATGATTTAATAAGAGAATTTAATCTTATGGAAGAGACTTATAAAAGAATATATACAAAATTAGGGCTTGATTTTAGAGTTGTTGAAGCTGATAGTGGAGCTATTGGGGGAAGTGGTTCAAAGGAGTTTCACGTATTAGCTTCTAGTGGAGAAGATACAATTGTTGTTTGTGATTCTTGTACATATGCAGCAAATATTGAAGCTGCAAAAAGAGCAGTAAAAGAGTATAAATTTGAAAATTCTAGTTTAGAAAAAATAGAGACACCAAACTGTAAAACAATAGAAGAAGTAGCAAGTTTTTTAAAAGTTTCAAAAGAGCAAACTGTAAAAGCAGTTATAAAAAAAGCAATCTTTGAAGATAGTTCAAAAATTGTTGTTTTCTTTGTAAGAGGAAATGATGAACTTGAGGAGACGAAAGCTACAAATAGTGTAAATGCTTTAGAGTTAATAGATGCTTCTGAAGATGAGATAAAAGAATCAGGAATTGTTGCTGGATATTGTGGATTTGTAAATTTAGATTCAACTTTTGTAGTTGATAGTGAATTAAAAGATTGTTTTGGACTTGTTTGTGGAGCAAATGAAGAGAATCATCACTTTAAGAATGCAGATTTAAGAACTTTAAAAGATGTAAAATATTTTGACTTAGTTGCAGTTCAAGAAGGTGACTCTTGCTCTTGTTGTGGTGGGAAGCTTTCTTATACAAAAGGGATTGAAGCTGGTCATATTTTTCAATTGGGTACAAAATATTCAAGTGCTATGAATGCAAATTTCTTAGATGAAAATGGAAAAGCAAAACCATTTGTTATGGGTTGTTATGGAGTTGGAGTTTCAAGATTAGTAGCAGCTGTAATAGAACAAAATCATGATGAAAAAGGTTGTATCTGGACAAAAACAACAGCTCCATTTATGCTTGATATTATTGTTTCAAACTCTAAAAAAGAGGAAGAAGCTAAACTTGGTGAAGAGCTATATAATAAATTAAAAGAGGCTGGTGTTTCAACTATTTTAGATGATAGAATAAATGCTAGATTTGGTTTTAAAATGGGAGATTTTGAACTTATTGGTTTCCCATATGCAATAATAATTGGTAAAAAACTAGAAGATGGATTAGTTGAAATAGTAGATAGAAAAACTTTAGAGAAATTTGAAGTAAAGATAGAAGAAGCTGTTTCGAAAATTTTAGAACTTATTAAATAG
- the hemA gene encoding glutamyl-tRNA reductase: MSYLVISFSHKNIDIKQREKLAFSSDDEKSRFIKKLLEFETTKELVLLSTCNRVEIIGKSSNIKQSSKNILENLSSYSNLSYDFLYDRADIYDGDIAVHHLFSVASALDSLVIGETQIVGQLKDAFRFSQSLGFCDQSISRVMHYAFKCAAQVRTATSLGTGSVSVASTAVAKAKELIGDKKGIKALVIGAGTMSELAVKHLLAAGFDVTIISRNIKKAQNLANSFTENIEVKPYDKLEELLEIMPVMITATSAPYPIITQENTPSSSINRYWFDIAVPRDIDEDISMFDLEIYSVDDLQEIVNKNMTQRSAQAKEAYTIVGRNTLEFFDWLKSLDIEPLIKDLYIKGDQIIDKKLENAIKKGYVPKEYEENIKKLCQTIITEYLHNPAKQLKTISRTKHCDLVVSSVQNMFSQNVQEIDYNCEHINKN; the protein is encoded by the coding sequence ATGAGTTATCTAGTAATCAGTTTTTCACATAAGAATATTGATATAAAACAGAGAGAAAAACTAGCTTTTAGTAGTGATGATGAAAAAAGTAGATTTATTAAAAAACTTCTAGAATTTGAAACTACAAAAGAGTTAGTTTTATTATCAACATGTAATAGAGTTGAGATTATTGGAAAAAGTTCAAATATAAAACAAAGTAGTAAAAATATTTTAGAAAACTTATCTTCTTATTCAAATTTATCATATGATTTTTTATATGATAGAGCTGATATTTATGATGGAGATATCGCAGTTCATCATCTTTTTTCAGTTGCCTCAGCCTTGGATTCATTGGTAATTGGTGAGACTCAAATAGTTGGTCAATTAAAAGATGCATTTAGATTCTCTCAAAGTTTGGGTTTTTGTGATCAAAGTATTAGTAGAGTTATGCACTATGCTTTTAAATGTGCAGCACAAGTAAGAACGGCTACAAGTTTAGGAACTGGTTCAGTTTCTGTTGCATCAACAGCAGTTGCAAAAGCAAAAGAGCTTATAGGAGATAAAAAAGGTATAAAAGCACTTGTAATTGGTGCTGGAACAATGAGTGAATTGGCTGTTAAGCACTTATTAGCAGCTGGTTTTGATGTTACAATTATTAGTAGAAACATAAAAAAAGCACAAAATCTAGCAAATAGTTTTACAGAAAATATAGAAGTAAAACCATATGATAAATTAGAAGAGTTACTTGAAATAATGCCAGTAATGATAACAGCAACAAGTGCTCCATATCCTATTATTACACAAGAAAACACTCCAAGTTCTAGTATAAATAGATATTGGTTTGATATAGCTGTTCCAAGAGATATTGATGAAGATATATCAATGTTTGATTTAGAGATTTATAGTGTTGATGATTTACAAGAGATTGTAAATAAAAATATGACTCAAAGATCAGCACAAGCAAAAGAGGCTTATACAATTGTTGGAAGAAATACTTTAGAGTTTTTTGATTGGTTAAAAAGTTTAGATATTGAACCTTTAATAAAAGATTTATATATAAAAGGTGATCAAATAATAGATAAAAAGTTAGAAAACGCTATTAAGAAAGGATATGTTCCTAAAGAGTATGAAGAGAATATAAAAAAGCTTTGCCAAACAATTATAACTGAGTATTTACATAATCCAGCAAAGCAACTTAAAACTATTTCAAGAACAAAACACTGTGATTTGGTAGTAAGTTCAGTTCAAAATATGTTTTCTCAAAATGTGCAAGAGATAGATTATAATTGTGAACATATAAATAAAAATTAA
- a CDS encoding polyprenyl synthetase family protein, with the protein MEVLEQVKKKIYEFIEVCNYPKALELLEKLSTGKMLRSKLILKIAGLSEDSIKLCAVVEMIHAASLLHDDVIDEADTRRGKPSINALYSDKTSIMFGDILYSRAFTELSQMDKRVAYHISNTVTELSIGEMMDVDLTLTFNTSYDKYLTMIYKKTASLIEASARSAAILVGLDSEKYALYGKNLGLAFQMIDDILDITQDSETLGKPAMLDFVEGKVTIPYLYLYERVEEKDYLKSLYKKELNSEELNWIKTKFKETNALNDSINEARKIGLEAINSIKDEKNSKDLVDIMKDMIEREF; encoded by the coding sequence GTGGAAGTTTTAGAACAAGTTAAAAAAAAGATTTATGAGTTTATAGAAGTGTGTAATTATCCAAAAGCTTTAGAACTTTTGGAAAAACTTTCTACTGGAAAGATGTTAAGAAGTAAGTTGATTTTAAAAATTGCTGGACTTAGTGAAGATAGTATAAAACTTTGTGCAGTTGTTGAGATGATTCATGCAGCTTCTTTATTACATGATGATGTGATTGATGAAGCAGATACAAGAAGAGGTAAACCATCAATTAATGCACTTTATAGTGATAAAACTTCAATAATGTTTGGAGATATTTTATATTCAAGAGCATTTACAGAACTTTCACAAATGGATAAAAGAGTTGCTTATCATATTTCTAATACTGTAACAGAGCTGAGTATTGGAGAGATGATGGATGTTGATTTAACGCTTACTTTTAATACTTCATATGATAAATATTTAACAATGATTTATAAAAAGACAGCATCTTTAATTGAAGCTAGTGCAAGAAGTGCAGCAATATTAGTTGGACTTGATAGTGAGAAATATGCTCTATATGGAAAAAATCTTGGACTTGCTTTTCAAATGATAGATGATATTTTGGATATAACTCAAGATTCAGAAACTCTTGGAAAACCAGCTATGCTTGATTTTGTAGAAGGAAAAGTAACTATTCCTTACTTATATTTATATGAAAGAGTTGAAGAAAAAGATTATTTAAAATCACTATATAAAAAAGAGTTAAATAGTGAAGAACTAAACTGGATAAAAACAAAATTTAAAGAGACAAATGCTTTAAATGATTCTATAAATGAAGCTAGAAAAATAGGATTAGAAGCAATAAATTCTATAAAAGATGAAAAGAATAGTAAAGATTTAGTTGATATTATGAAAGATATGATAGAAAGAGAGTTTTAA